The nucleotide window TGCGCGGCGGGATCACGATCGGCGTGCTCGAACGCTTCGCGGCCGCCGGCAGCATCGCCGCCGGCCTCCCCGAAGGCCTCGCCCTCGTCATCGCCGTCAAGGGCGTCGGCCGCTTCACCGAGCTCGAAGCCCCCGAAGCCCGCGAGCGCTTCATCATCGGCACCTTCGCGAGCCTCATCTGGGCGACCGTCGCCGGGCTCGTCGTGCATCTCGCGATCCGCTGACCGCAGCCGCGTCGAGGCCGCCCTCAGTCGTCGGCGTTCGCGTGCCGTTTGTACGGCGAGACGCCCGGGTCGCCCGGGATCCAGAACCGCCACGGGAACGCCGTACCGCCGCCCGGTCCGCTCACCCCCGTGCGCGGACCGGCGGCATGCGGCACCGGCCGCACCGGGACGCGGAGGTCGAAGGGCGGGGCGAGCAGATCGGATCCCTTCGCCGAGAGCGGCACCCCGAGCGCCTTCGAGAGGCGCCCCGGGCCGCGCGCCAGATCGCGGTCCTTCGCGCCCGGCCGCCGTGAGCGCGCGAGCTCGATGCCCTCGACGACCGTCGCACCGCGCATCAGGATGC belongs to Agromyces archimandritae and includes:
- a CDS encoding DNA-3-methyladenine glycosylase encodes the protein MAPGRGFFDRDPVLLAPLLLGAVLVYDAPDGRVAVRLSELEAYRGPGEDPGSHTFRGPTPRNITMFGDPAHLYAYFSYGMHTCLNIVTRPKGTASGILMRGATVVEGIELARSRRPGAKDRDLARGPGRLSKALGVPLSAKGSDLLAPPFDLRVPVRPVPHAAGPRTGVSGPGGGTAFPWRFWIPGDPGVSPYKRHANADD